The sequence TACTGGGGCTGGCATGGACCCTGGGCATGCGGGGAAATGGGTCCGGCCCTTCCTAAATTATGAGTCAACTGGTTTCTGCCCCAAATGCTTCCTCCTGCTTCAAATTAACTGCCtgtgcaggagtgaaatgctcccgattcagaccggatcagccaatccggtagcgatggcagcaggtagttcagagaaccggtagcaaaaaatccctcccccccccaagctgagccacgtgatcatcagagcccccctccctttctttttacttttaaaagcatttttaaaaaggtaaaaaagctgaagcctgctaggcaaaaaatggggtgggggtggggggttcatttgagagacagagagagaaaaagaaagaaagaaagaaagaaagaaaagaaagagaaagaaggaaggaaggagggagggaggaaaaaggagaggaaggaaggaaggactacaaacctggcagtagacgcagcttcagaggttaatccagggctggaagggacctggaggtcatctagtccaaccctgctccagcaggacattgttagtgagtttctgtcttttgagcccccagtcacatagccacgcccacccagtcacatgaccccctccaagccacacctacggaaccggtaggaaagaaatttagatttcgccATTGTGCCTGTGGTTGTTTCTTGCAGTCCTGAACTCTTTTCTTGGTCTCTCTTCGCTATCTTGGAGAAACCTTAAAGAGAATCCTCATTTTTGTCCTTAACATTTTTGTCTAAAGAGTTGCGGgggtgtttgtttgctttttggagTATCCccgaggaaaaaggaaaaaaggatctACTCTAGAAAGATGGTGAGTATTGCGTTTCTTGACTGTAAAAAAGGCCCTCAGTTGCAGACCTGGGGCTGGCGAAGAACTCAGCCTGCTGGGAAACACAGCTTTCTCTAAAACAAAGATGAAGCTTCTAGTCCTCATGCTGCGAAAAAAAAGACCTTTATGTTATATCAGGGACAGAAGGATGTGATTATTCTCTACTCTTCTCTGCTACTTATACTTACAGGGTAAACGATGTAAATGGAGGATGTCCAGGTCAACCTGGATGGTTTTAAAAGTATGAGTTGAGGGAATCTACAGGGTGAAATTAGGGTAGCCCTGTTGCGTTTAtcaagacaagaagcaaggagagaagcaccctagaaaaggagaaacttcctgacagtgagaacaattaaccagtgggaccacttggctccagaaattgtggatgtccatcactggaggtttttaagaagagactggacagtcactggtCTGGAatatggtagagggtctcctgcttaagcaataggtgggactagaagacttccaaggtcccttccaactctgctactctTGTTATTATTCTGGATCTGATAAAATGTACGGAAAAGGGTGGGCTTTTTGGAGTATCACAAAATGCTTCTTCCCTTGAACTCAGTGTCTAATCTGTGCTTTCTTCTTTGGCTGTCTCTTTATTCTGATTTCCCGCAGTGGCCAAAAGTATTTCACAGCAGCTGTGAAGACCTGTGGACCCCTAACGAGGAATTATTATGTCCGAGCTGTTCTCCACGCGTGGTAATTTGCATCCCAACCATTTTCAGACTTGGGCACATCCACCAACTCAGGGCAGGATTTCCTGCTCAGGGTTTAAGGTTGTGGATGTGAAGGAGGGTGAAGATattgacaggtagtccttgactcagggCCGGTTGTTTAGCAACAGTTTGAACTGAtgacagacaccccccccccaaagctatTTATGACCCagtttcaaagttatgacctCTGCCTCTCTCCACAgtccacatttatggccatttgccgtatcttgtggtcacatgactggggTTTATGACTCCCCCCCCCGAAACCGGTGTTAATTTCCAGTTTctgcaacccccacccccaatggcttcacttagtgactgatgcaaaaaaaggttgtaaaatcagctgggtgacagtTGGTGGAACTCCCTTTGGAAGTGATTTGATAGCATTGGTCATTTAAGGTTTTCTGGAGAGCCAAACTCAAACCTTGCCAAATTAAATAGTTGTTCTCATAATCACAGGGGCCGCATTCCTAGCTAACCTTCTTCTCCTTCAAACTTTTGTTTTGGCAGCCTGGCCATTCCTGCAGGGTATTTGCTAGCCACGATCCTTGGCACCGTTTGCCTGGCCATAGCAAGTGGCATCTACTTACTGGTAAGTGGCCATCAGATTAGTCTATAATTGTGGTTCCCATAATTAGTTTTCATTTCTCCTTCTTTTGAAGGAGAATTTTTATGGAGGATTTTggacagagagatagataaagtataaaaatatataattctgAGAAGTTACCTGTAGAAGATCCATTCtccctttgtaaaaaaaaaatattctaaaggaCGCCACTCCTTTAATGCTCATTAATAGCCACTGAAGATGTAGTGGGTTGTTCTTGAGTTAAGTCAGTTTGTCTATTTAACTTAGCCAAAGTTTTAAGGTAGACCTTTCAGGTGACAAAGGGACTTTACCTGTGCAAGGTAGGGAAAAGCCTTTGGCGGTCCTCTTGCGCCATCTGCTGGCTGGAACGGCTaggatatttaaataaaaatattttttgaagacAAGGTGACATGAAATGGGTATGCTGCGCATCTTTGGGTCTAAAATGATATTTGTCAATTAGTATTTGGTTGGCTGCATTTCCAAACCACCCTGAACCCAGTGAATAAATGATGAAAATGCAAAGTttcgctggggaattctgggagttgaagtccacaagccttaaagtggccaaggttggatgcCCTGACTGTAGATATTTGATATTTATCTTATTTGGGTTTTCCCCAGATGTTGAAAGTCAGCATTGcctaattttccttcctttctctggtTTTATTTGTCAGGCTGCCATACGTGGCGAAGAGTGGCGCCCCATTGAAGCAAAGCCTCAAGAGCGACCCCAAGTAGGAGGCACCATTAAGCAcccccccagcaacccaccccccCGACCCCCTGCAGAAGCCCGGAAGAAGCCAAAGGAGGAAGAGCCAACTGGCCATGAAAATCCGATTGAAGTCCTTCCTTAGGAGTCTCCCCCATCAGATAGACTGCAGTCGGAGGGGGAGGCTCCACTACTGCTTGACCAAGGCATGGGAGACACCCTCCAGGATTGAAACTTGGGCCAGATCTTTCCCAAGCAGGAGGAGAGGGCTCTACCTGAACTCCTGCAAGCCCCTTGGGGGCCTTCTGTGGTCTTTCTCTTAGGTTTCCTCCCTTGTCCCCTGCTGACCTCCCCATGTGTGCTTGAAACAGGCAGGGCTTGCATGCCAATAATCGCCACATCATAGCTGATACGGAGTTTAAGCCCAAAGGatgaaaaaagaatggaaattaGTTTTAAATCCAGTTTTCTGAGGCTGGATTTAAACTTGAAaagatttaaagaaaagtttGAAATGGTGAAATGAAAAGTGATTCCAAAGCTTTCTTTGGATCACATCAGACCTGGCCACACCAGCAAAGTTCTTGGCTTCATCTCTTCCCCCTTAGAAGACACCCTATCTCGGGATCAAGCACCCCCTTCCGTCTCCCTGTctccccccagcccccagcctttctctcgctctcctcttccttccttcctccctatctTATTTTGCCCCTCAGGTCAGCCCACAAGAGAGCAGGACTTTTATACCCACCCTTCTCAGGCCACCCCATGACTTCTGCTCCCTTTCCCCAAAGTTTTTGCCCCAAACTCTGCTGAAACCGTCCCCCATCGCTTCCCCTTGGCTGTTGCTCTTATTCTGTCTTTTAAGTCATTCCTGCGGTCTTTTTCTCCATCTCATTTCATCTCTGAGCATTTCTTCTTTTCAAAGAGAACCCGAAAGACCCTGTTTCTACAAATCTTGCATTGGGTTTTAGTCAAATATTCCCAGAAGCATCATTTTTTAAAGGAATGAATTAATCTTACCACCCCTCCTGTGTTTGCTGTATTTTATCTGGACTTACAGTGCTTTATTAAATTCCTCAATTTAACATGTGAAATCAAATTGCCCCCTTGCTTATTTTAACCAGTTCAATAAACCAGTTTTGAGAACGTTGcaatttatttatctgtttgctATAAAATAATACCTTGCTCCATCCAGCTAGGTTGAAAGCGGCTGAGAAATCATCACCTTGATTGTCATTATCAAAACAACCCCAAAATCGCAACCCCCCAACCTTGGTGCCTTTGAGGAAGAGCGGGGACTGAGAACTGCCACTTGTCTCTGAGATTATCCATCAGGCTCCCCTGTTACGAATAAAGGAATCTGAATCGGCTGCTTTCAGTACAGAAATAAAATCTTTATTAATGCAGGGAGTCCAATCCCAAGGAACAATAAATATTGTATCACATtacaataaatacatataaataatcCAATAATTTAAATCACTTTACAATACAAGAGGGGAGCAAAGGTCATtagaacaaagaaataaatggGTGGGAGGCAAACCCAGATTGAGGGCAACGCACCCCACCCCCAACCAGGTTTATCCCAGGGAGCACCTGTGAAGCTCAGCCAAGAGAGCCACCTGGGGAAGACCAGGAAGGGACCTGCTACAATCCAGTCATAGCAGCTCCTgggattttggggggagggttgggGGCCAGCCAGGTCCCAGCTCAGCCCACCTTCGAGATAAAACAAAGGCAGAGCCTCACATCCAACATCTCCCTTCTGAGAAGGAGACCCAGAAGATCCCCAACACACACCCTGGAAGGCAGATCAGGGCTCGCCCTGCCTTGTGCAGGCTCAGAATGTTGGGGTGCTGGGGTGGCCCTGGGACAGGAAAGAATACTTCCCCCCCACAAAAGGGACACAAAGGTGTAGGGAAGGCTTCTTCTGCCAATTGGTGCGACTTTCATCAGGAGTAATAAATATAATAGCTTGAAGCACTTGAACATCTCAAAAATACGTTaacataaatacaaataaataagcaagcattcCTTTTCATCTGTTGGTATCTCCTTAAGAGAGTAAAATGCTTTTTAAGGAGCTTCTGGCTGGATGGCCCctcgaggggaggggagggggggtccaGGCCAGCCTTGCcctccccagaggaggggggtgGCAGCCACCGGCTGCAAAGCACCAATTCTTTAAAACAAAGACAACTGTTCCTGAGGAAGCTGGAGGAATGAGGGACGCGGACCGAAGCCCCAGGGACCAGCCTGGAGTCTGCTCAGCTGCTATAACGTGGGAAGGCACAGGTACAGGCCACGGGCACGTCGATGTAATCCTTCTCGAAGAAGAACCTCTCCACGCTGCCGCTGTTCTGCGGGCAGGCCTTACGGCGAAAGACCATGGTTCTCTGGAAGACTTCCACCGAGTTGAGGGAGGTGGTCTCCTGGCCTGAAATGCTATCGATGCAACCTTTGCAGCTGCACCTGGCGAAGGCCAGCAGGCGGGGGAACCGGTTCTCATCTTCATCAATGCTGTGGaatagaggaagaggaaaggcggTTAGAAGCCACCCTGTCTCCCCTGCCCTGCCCAAGGACAGTCTGTTTGCCGAGACATCTCCTGGGAAGTGGAGAAGGAAGGTTGGTCAGAGAAGCTTTGGGGGACGCGCAAGAGAGCACCTGTCTGGGGGGAAGACCCATGCACTGCTGGATCAGACCAACCACATGGGAAAAGGAGGACTCGTTTGGCCCCCAATATCCCAGAAGGATgcacttgttctgttctgttcacaaCAGCACTGCTTCTCTTggggaaatggtgtagggtttcctacttgggtaggagttggactagatgacctacaagggcccttccaactctgttaatctttctCCTTTCTGAGTCATGAGATCCCCAAGGAGATGCCATCCCCCAAGAGGGCCAAGCCATCACGGGGATTGTTAGCCTTGACCTCTGGAAATGGGACGAACCCAAGGATTCTTAGAAATCATAGCTGTTTAGATCCAGATACACCTGGATGGATGGAATCCCAGCCAGGAAAGGGGAAGGGTCTGGGGTGGACAAAGAAGGAGACACGGGAGCAAACTGAGGGCAATCCCAGCTTGGCCCCTGCCTTTCAAACATCCTCCCATGGCTCCACAGGTTCCTAGGCTGCCTCCCACTCATGATGCAAGGCGCTTACTGGTATGTCCAGGGCGAGATGGAGCGCTTGTGCAGTTCGCCAGTCTGCATATCCTGGAGCTTCAGGTTCGGACAGCTGTGGCTGTGATGCCTCCGTGCGTGGGGGCGGCTGCTCTGCTCATTCTCCAGGAACGGGACCAGCTGCACACAGTCTTGGTGTTGCAACAAGGAGACCCAGTTCCGAAACTGCGTCGGAATCGGGTCGTTCCCCAGTTCCTCTGCGGTGAAGCACCCCACGTGCTTGGCATCTGCCCAGGCGAGGCACAGAAGGGCAACCAGGAGGGACCACTGGAGGGACCAGAAGGGAGGCAAACGGAAGTTAAAGACGGCTTTTCACTactctttcctttcccccaccAAAGTCTCATCCCAAATTTAGTGAGATGTTATTTCTTGATCAAGTTTATCTGTCTATGGAGCGTCTcactcatccagatcatggttgtcccaaagatggttttttctctctccaaaagGCAgctagactttcttggtttttttccttgaaaacgtttcacttctcatccaagaagcttcttcggttctcaaggaaaaagcacctttgggactatcaaGTTTACTACAGAAAGGAGTATTTGTCATCTCTGAGTGGAGCTACTGTTGCTTAACTGATCCCCATTCCCTGAGCTTTGTGATCAGGAATTAAACCGCAAAGTTTCTCCCTCCAGGGTGAAGTTTATAACTGTACAAACCCAGTTAACTTGAAGCACATTTTCTTATCCGTCTTTGAATGGAAAGCATTCCAGGAAGCCTCTGCCCTTCGTACTTTCTAAAGAATAAACCTCTGTTGCTTCCTTTTGTGCATGCAACCATAAAATTGTCTGGCCAGGGCGATTGAAAAGAAGCCAATATATTTTTATGATCAGAGAGCGTCATCTGAGTTTTAGACGGCTAGCAACGTGAGATGCTCTGCCTTTTTAAAGGCTGCTTCCCGAAAGCCATGGATGAAGGAGAAGAAGACTCCACCTCCCATTTCCACTCCCCTCTTCATCTGCAGCCCTTAGCCTCCTCTTAGCTCTTAGCTAATGCTGTACCTTGACAAAGGTtaacttttcttttaggtacactgagagcctatgcaccaagacaaattccttgtgtgtccaatcacacttggtcaataaaaattctattctattctattctattctattctattctattctattctattctattctattctattctagctctTTGCCTTAGCCACCTCTGgagctgagcatgtgcagagtgcttGAAGCACATCCGAGCACATGCCACGCCACTGGCAGGTGGGCAGACCCAGAGGCCATCCACTCCTTGCTGACTTCGCCGGCCAATTGCCCAGAATCCCTGGCCAGGTGTTCGACTGGCCCGGAGGCATTTCCTTCGCACACCTGGTGGTGGCAGAGGCAGCCTTCTTACCATCTTGgcgaaagaggcagagaaggatgcTCCGAGTCCCTTTTCAGTTCTCAGCTGCCGCTCTGAAGCAAGAAGCCCGTTGCAAGAGGAGTGATCTGAGACACCTTGATACCTGCCTCCTGTTATATACCCAGGGATGTTACCTGCCTGGAAACTCCaagtttttttccctcctccccttGGGGAAATAGTTGAGTGTACTCATTTCCTCCTTAGTTGTCCAACAGGGGTGGCCTATGCAATCACTCTTGCAAGGTTCTCACTTTCACTGGATGGCTAATACGGATCCTAACCAGGTTTAGTGGCTGCCTAAAAAAACTAATGGTTTTGTACCCTTCCAATactttatctatatatattttaaaaaagcacacgTTTTATTTCTCTGGTTCTGGGGTGTCCAACCCTAGCagttctaagacttgtggactccaatttccagaggttgaagtccacaagtcttaaatgttgccaaggttggaccacCCCTCCTCTAGTTCCTTACAGACAACGAATTAACTTGCTATTTTAGTTTCTGTTTAATCTTGGCTTATCCTGGACGTAAAGGGGTGTTTCTATCTCAAGTTGCCCTGGACTTTTTTCAGAGTGCTGTGCTGACAACTTCCTCAGATGGAGAGGAAGTGCATAAGACGGATGATGGGCTACAAAGGCAGCTCACAATGGAAGGAGATTTAACCACTCTGTTGGTTTAGGGAgatttctctccccccacactccccccaaTCAAGACTTTTGTGAAACCCCAAAGTGTCCATATTTTGCAACTGAATTTGATAAATGTGcctgtatgtgtgtatgcagaTAGAAAGAGACTTCCCAGTTCCTTTAAATACTCAGACGGAAGCTCTTGAAAAGAATCTCAATAAAGTATttagtgtttctttttcttatccatCTGAGTCTTCCTGTTTTTTCTCCAGGGgtttaaatgaaaaggaaaacaagatGCTTTCAGatgtaagggagaaaaaaaagagaggcaaaCTTAGaaagtatttaaataaaaatcaagattCCTGAACCTCAAACAAATGCAAACCTTTCTTTGAGGTAGAACGCCCAAATCCAGAAACAATGTGCGATCACACAATGTGGCTTGTTTAAACAACATTCTCCCTCCCCGATTAAATTATAGCCCACCCTACCTACCTGGCCCATTTGGGGCTGGGGGAGTGGAGACCAGCACTACTTACCAGTAGGTTCTTTAGAGATACTCAAGCCAGACCAGTTTATAAAAGCCCctccccaaataataataataatgtctctTTCTTTTATATGACCCAACCCTTGTTGGGAAGGTGAAGATTAAGAAAATTGAAAGTCTCCACTGCATAAACCTGCTCACAAGCAAATGCAAAGAAAGGGATGCTTGCGTTAAATGCCGGCACAGAAAATGTGATTTAATCCCAAGTGGTGTGGATCCAATCAATTAACAGCTTTGAACTCTGCAGCTTTAACCATCACTGTGGTGGGTTTTTTCACATGTATTGATTTTCAGGGTGGTGATAAACTTAAAGTCATACCAATGAGTTCAGATCAAGGTATTGAAAATAAATCTCGTTTAGAAATCAAGATTTAAAGTCACAATTTGAAACAAACTGTGGGAGGGGGTGGAATCTCCCCTGGAGTTTGAATAGATTGGACAGTTGCAAAGCTGTGAGCAGATCTCCAGGATCTCCAGGGCAAAAAAGGAAGTGGAATGGAAAGCCCCAGGCTATTTAGCAACAGAggcttgctggaaaaaaaaatgaacggaAGCAGGAAAAAGGACCAAATTGGGAACAAGGGAGAAGCAGGAAATATCCAGGTTTTTTTGCCCTGTAGACTTCCTGTAAAGGTATTTGTGTTGTAGCTTATGTTTAAGACTAATACTTTTTtgtagttcccccccccccgaagagcAACAAGACAAGGGTAGATTAAAAGCACTGCGTTTGTTGGATTTGTGTTACGTGTCAGTTTGTGGGTGAGTGGGAGTTTCTCTCCAACCTTCTGTAGAAGAATCCTGTGGCGTTTTCCCTTGACTTGGTCTATCTAGTGGCTTTGTGGAGGCATTGACTCTGTTCGGGCCaagcagaagaaatggaggtTCCCGTCCGGGGTCttgagaggaagggaagagaggaaacCTCTCCAAACTGGTCCCTGCCAAAAAAGGGttccatttccccccaccctctgGG is a genomic window of Ahaetulla prasina isolate Xishuangbanna chromosome 12, ASM2864084v1, whole genome shotgun sequence containing:
- the LOC131184126 gene encoding cytochrome b-245 light chain isoform X1; this translates as MGRIEWAMWANEQALASGLILVTGGIVAVSGQFKRWEIAVYAIVAGVFVCFLEYPRGKRKKGSTLERCGQKYFTAAVKTCGPLTRNYYVRAVLHACLAIPAGYLLATILGTVCLAIASGIYLLAAIRGEEWRPIEAKPQERPQVGGTIKHPPSNPPPRPPAEARKKPKEEEPTGHENPIEVLP
- the LOC131184126 gene encoding cytochrome b-245 light chain isoform X2 encodes the protein MGRIEWAMWANEQALASGLILVTGGIVAVSGQFKRVAGVFVCFLEYPRGKRKKGSTLERCGQKYFTAAVKTCGPLTRNYYVRAVLHACLAIPAGYLLATILGTVCLAIASGIYLLAAIRGEEWRPIEAKPQERPQVGGTIKHPPSNPPPRPPAEARKKPKEEEPTGHENPIEVLP
- the IL17C gene encoding interleukin-17C; this translates as MWSLLVALLCLAWADAKHVGCFTAEELGNDPIPTQFRNWVSLLQHQDCVQLVPFLENEQSSRPHARRHHSHSCPNLKLQDMQTGELHKRSISPWTYHIDEDENRFPRLLAFARCSCKGCIDSISGQETTSLNSVEVFQRTMVFRRKACPQNSGSVERFFFEKDYIDVPVACTCAFPRYSS